In one Melopsittacus undulatus isolate bMelUnd1 chromosome 4, bMelUnd1.mat.Z, whole genome shotgun sequence genomic region, the following are encoded:
- the PI4K2A gene encoding phosphatidylinositol 4-kinase type 2-alpha produces MDETSPLVSPERAQAPDYGLPGAAVRTLPPAAPPPPPSPPGSPGGRDRERQPLLERGARGPAAAQAQAQAQAAAQAQAAAAAAQRERNDFPEDPEFAEVVRRAELASERGIFPERISQGSSGSYFVKDPQGKIIGVFKPKNEEPYGQLNPKWTKWLQKLCCPCCFGRDCLVLNQGYLSEAGASLVDQKLELNIVPRTKVVYLASETFNYSAIDRVKSRGKRLALEKVPKVGQRFNRIGLPPKVGSFQLFVEGYKDADYWLRRFEAEPLPENTNRQLLLQFERLVVLDYIIRNTDRGNDNWLIKYDCPLDSAGVRDSDWVVVKEPIIKLAAIDNGLAFPLKHPDSWRAYPFYWAWLPQAKIPFSQEIKDLILPKISDPNFVKDLEEDLYELFKKDPGFDRGQFHKQIAVMRGQILNLTQALKDGKSPLHLVQMPPVIVETARSHQRTASESYTQSFQSRKPFFSWW; encoded by the exons ATGGATGAGACGAGCCCGCTGGTGTCTCCGGAGCGGGCTCAGGCCCCCGACTACGGGCTGCCGGGGGCGGCCGTGCGCACCCTCCCGCCCGCCGCTCCCCCGCCGCCGCCTTCCCCTCCCGGCTCCCCCGGAGGCCGCGACCGCGAGCGGCAGCCGCTGCTGGAGCGCGGGGCGCGGGGCCCGGCGGCAGCGCAGGCCCAGGCGCAGGCCCAGGCGGCAGCGCAGGCtcaggcggcggcggcggcggcgcagCGGGAGCGCAATGACTTCCCCGAGGACCCCGAGTTCGCGGAGGTGGTGCGGCGTGCGGAGCTGGCCAGCGAGCGCGGCATCTTCCCCGAGCGCATCTCGCAGGGCTCCAGTGGCAGCTACTTCGTGAAGGACCCGCAGGGG AAAATCATTGGTGTCTTCAAGCCCAAGAATGAGGAGCCCTATGGGCAGCTGAACCCCAAGTGGACCAAGTGGCTGCAGAAGTTGTGCTGCCCATGCTGCTTTGGGAGAGATTGCCTCGTCCTCAACCAGGGTTACCTGTCGGAGGCAGGTGCCAGCCTGGTGGACCAGAAACTGGAACTCAATATTGTTCCCCGCACAAAG GTGGTGTATCTGGCCAGCGAGACCTTTAACTACAGTGCCATCGACAGGGTGAAGTCCCGGGGGAAGAGGCTGGCCCTGGAGAAGGTGCCGAAAGTCGGCCAGCGCTTCAACCGCATTGGTCTGCCACCCAAG GTGGGCTCATTTCAGCTCTTTGTGGaaggctacaaggatgctgacTACTGGCTGCGGCGGTTTGAAGCTGAGCCACTTCCGGAGAACACCAAtcggcagctgctgctgcagtttgagCGGCTTGTGGTGCTGGACTATATCATCAGGAACACAG ATCGGGGCAATGACAACTGGCTCATCAAGTACGACTGTCCCCTGGACAGCGCAGGCGTGCGG gacaGTGACTGGGTGGTGGTGAAGGAGCCTATCATCAAGCTGGCTGCTATAGACAATGGTTTGGCCTTTCCCTTGAAACACCCGGACTCCTGGAGAGCAT ATCCATTTTATTGGGCATGGCTGCCCCAGGCCAAAATCCCCTTTTCACAGGAGATCAAGGACCTGATTCTTCCCAAGATCTCAGACCCCAACTTTGTCAAGGACCTGGAGGAAGATCTGTATGAGCTCTTCAAG AAAGACCCTGGCTTTGACAGGGGACAGTTTCACAAGCAGATTGCAGTCATGAGGGGCCAG ATCCTGAACCTGACTCAGGCACTGAAGGATGGGAAGAGCCCCCTGCACCTGGTTCAGATGCCACCTGTGATTGTGGAAACGGCGCGTTCTCACCAGCGCACCGCCAGCGAGTCCTACACGCAGAGCTTCCAAAGCCGGAAGCCTTTCTTCTCCTGGTGGTAG
- the MORN4 gene encoding MORN repeat-containing protein 4, producing MTLTKGSFTYSNGEEYRGEWKEGRRHGVGQLTFADGTAYVGHFENGLFHGCGVLTFSDGSRYEGEFVQGKFNGVGVFTRCDNMTFEGEFKGGRVYGFGLLTFPDGSHGVPRNEGFFENNKLLRREKCPAVIQRAQGASKSAHNLTA from the exons ATGACCCTCACCAAAGGCTCCTTCACCTACTCCAACGGGGAGGAGTACCGCGGCGAGTGGAAGGAAG GTCGCAGGCACGGTGTTGGGCAGCTGACATTTGCTGATGGCACAGCTTACGTGGGGCACTTTGAGAACGGGCTGTTCCACGGCTGCGGCGTGCTCACCTTCTCTGACGGCTCCAG GTACGAGGGGGAGTTTGTGCAGGGCAAGTTCAACGGCGTCGGCGTCTTCACCCGCTGCGACAACATGACTTTTGAGGGCGAGTTCAAAGGCGGGCGTGTGTATGGCTTCG GTCTCCTGACCTTCCCCGATGGCTCCCATGGGGTGCCCCGCAATGAGGGCTTCTTTGAGAACAACAAGCTGCTGCGGCGGGAGAAGTGCCCGGCTGTCATCCAGAGGGCCCAGGGTGCCTCCAAGTCTGCCCATAACCTGACAGCGTGA
- the HOGA1 gene encoding 4-hydroxy-2-oxoglutarate aldolase, mitochondrial, translating into MALSTRLTSPLRHVLAALRWAAPGQRRELSTLQGPGRTLDLGGIFPPLATPFSPMQEVDYGRLEGNVHRYGSIPFRGLVVLGSNGEYPYLAPQERLEVVSCVRRALPRDRLLLAGSGCESTQATIQMTLSMAEAGADVALVVTPCYYRGAMTSAALVQHYTEVADASPIPVVLYSVPANTGMDLPLEAVVTLAQHPNILGIKDSGGDITRIGLMIHKTQQEDFQVLAGSAGFLLASYALGASGGICALANVLGAPLCQLHRLCHEGHWQEARELQHRLIEPNTAVTRRFGIPGLKKVMEWFGYYGGPCRTPLAPLSPPQVEELRGAFSSNGWL; encoded by the exons ATGGCGCTCAGCACCCGCCTCACCTCTCCCCTCCGACATGTGCTGGCAGCTCTGCGCTGGGCAGCCCCGGGGCAGCGCCGGGagctcagcaccctgcaggGACCGGGGCGCACGCTGGACCTGGGCGGCATCTTCCCCCCCCTCGCCACCCCCTTCTCACCCATGCAGGAGGTGGACTACGGGCGGCTGGAGGGGAACGTGCACCGCTACGGCAGCATCCCCTTCCGAG ggctggtggtgctgggctcCAACGGGGAGTACCCCTACCTGGCACCCCAGGAGCGGCTGGAGGTGGTGAGCTGCGTGCGCCGGGCTCTGCCCAGGGACCGCCTGCTGCTGGCCGGCTCGGGCTGCGAAT CCACCCAGGCCACCATCCAGATGACCCTCAGCATGGCAGAGGCGGGGGCTGATGTGGCGCTGGTTGTGACACCCTGCTACTACCGGGGAGCCATGACCAGCGCTGCCCTGGTCCAGCACTACACGGAG GTTGCCGATGCATCCCCCATTCCTGTGGTGCTCTACAGCGTCCCTGCCAACACTGGCATGGACCTACCCCTGGAGGCTGTGGTCACCCTGGCTCAGCACCCCAACATCCTCGGGATCAAGGACAGCGGTGGGGAT ATCACCCGTATCGGGCTGATGATCCACAAGACGCAGCAGGAGGATTTCCAGGTGCTGGCAGGATCGGCTGGCTTCCTGCTGGCCAGCTATGCCCTGG GTGCCTCTGGGGGGATCTGTGCCCTCGCCAATGTCCTGGGGGCCCCACTGTGCCAGCTCCACCGCCTGTGCCATGAGGGCCACTGGCAGGAGGCCCGCGAGCTGCAGCACCGGCTGATTGAGCCCAACACGGCG GTCACCCGCCGGTTTGGGATCCCAGGGCTGAAGAAAGTCATGGAGTGGTTTGGCTACTATGGGGGTCCCTGCCGCACACCCCTGGCTCCGCTGAGCCCCCCTCAGGTTGAGGAGCTGAGGGGTGCCTTCAGTTCAAATGGCTGGTTGTGA
- the ANKRD2 gene encoding ankyrin repeat domain-containing protein 2, producing MAKLPQSCGAATAVGDLGPWDGGAGGIKCRGQRSCWEWGWGLSACGGEEQRLHPTHGCALQADMELDVQRAKELIEQKLAEEEEEEKEKQQHKCDGAREPPAVERMNTPELEEEKRHGPRNRGLEAIKGQERVRKSSVDLRREIIDVGSIQRLIELRKQRRQRREERAATPEPPPPPESLEIEGPVEPETFLRAAVQGKMHIIEKFLADGGSPNTCDEFHRTALHRSSLEGHTDILQKLLDSGAAVDFRDRLDCTAVHWACRGGHLDAVKLLQDRGADLNVKDKLLSTPLHVATRTGHPDIVEHLIHCGVDINSPDREGDTALHDATRLSRYKIIKMLLLHGADMMAKNQAGKTPTDLVQQWQVDTRQALETKEQPQDGMEVPA from the exons ATGGCAAAGCTGCCCCAGTCAtgtggagcagccacagctgttGGTGATCTTGGGCCATGGGACGGAGGGGCCGGAGGCATAAAGTGTCGTGGCCAGCGGAGCTGCtgggagtggggctgggggctctcTGCCTgtgggggtgaggagcagaggctgCATCCCACACACGGCTGTGCACTGCAGGCAGACATGGAGCTGGACGTGCAACGAGCCAAGGAGCTCATCGAGCAGAAGctagcagaggaggaggaagaggagaaggagaag CAGCAACACAAGTGCGATGGCGCACGGGAGCCACCAGCCGTGGAGCGGATGAACACACctgagctggaggaggagaaacGCCATGGCCCCAGGAACCGGGGCCTCGAGGCCATCAAG GGCCAGGAGCGGGTGCGGAAGAGCTCGGTGGACCTGCGGCGGGAGATCATTGATGTGGGGAGCATCCAGCGCCTCATTGAGCTCCGCAAGCAGCGCCGGCAGCGCCGGGAGGAGCGGGCGGCCACCCCCGAGCCCCCCCCGCCGCCGGAGTCCTTGGAGATC GAGGGTCCCGTGGAGCCAGAGACCTTCCTCCGAGCCGCCGTCCAGGGCAAGATGCACATCATCGAGAAGTTCCTGGCAGACGGTGGCTCCCCCAACACGTGTGACGAG TTCCACCGCACAGCCCTGCACCGCTCCTCGCTGGAAGGACACACGGACatcctgcagaagctgctggacAGCGGGGCCGCTGTCGACTTCAGGGACCGG CTGGACTGCACAGCTGTGCACTGGGCCTGCCGGGGTGGGCACCTGGACGctgtgaagctgctgcaggaccGCGGGGCAGACCTCAATGTGAAGGACAAG CTGCTCAGCACCCCCCTCCACGTGGCCACCAGGACCGGGCACCCTGATATTGTGGAGCACCTCATCCACTGTGGGGTGGACATCAATTCCCCCGACAGG GAAGGCGACACGGCACTGCACGATGCCACACGGCTCAGCCGCTACAAGATCATCAAAATGCTGCTCCTGCATGGGGCTGACATGATGGCCAAGAACCAG GCTGGAAAGACCCCAACAGACCTGGTGCAGCAGTGGCAGGTGGACACGCGCCAGGCACTGGAGACCAAGGAGCAGCCGCAGGATGGGATGGAGGTTCCTGCATGA
- the UBTD1 gene encoding ubiquitin domain-containing protein 1, which yields MGGCVGRQRRERAAAGNTRKRAGRNEPLKKECPKWKSDYPMTDGQLRSKRDEFWDTAPAFEGRKEIWDALKAAAYAVEANDHSLAQAILDGASITLPHGSLTECYDELGNRYQLPVYCLSPPVNLILERSEEEASEPAEPLPNARREFSLKVRLSTGKDLRLSASMGDTIGQLKKQLQAQEGIDMAWQRWFFSGKLLTDRTRLQETKIQKDFVVQVIVNQPLPPRN from the exons ATGGGCGGCTGCGTGGGGCGCCAGCGCCGGGAGCGGGCCGCCGCCGGTAACACCCGCAAGCGAGCAG GCCGCAATGAGCCCCTGAAGAAGGAGTGTCCCAAGTGGAAAAGCGACTACCCCATGACGGACGGGCAGCTGCGCAGCAAGCGGGATGAGTTCTGGGACACAGCACCCGCCTTCGAGGGCCGCAAGGAGAtctgggatgctctgaaggcAGCTGCCTATGCCGTGGAGGCCAACGACCACAGCCTGGCTCAGGCCATCCTTGATGGAGCCAGCATCACCCTGCCCCATG GGTCCCTGACAGAGTGCTATGATGAGCTGGGCAACCGCTACCAGCTTCCCGTGTACTGCCTGTCACCTCCTGTCAACCTGATCCTGGAGCGGAGTGAGGAGGAGGCATCGGAGCCGGCTGAGCCCCTGCCCAACGCCCGGCGGGAGTTCTCCCTCAAGGTGCGGCTGTCCACGGGCAAGGACCTGCGGCTCAGCGCCAGCATGGGCGACACCATCGGGCAGCTGAagaagcagctgcaggcacaggaaGGCATTGACATGGCCTGGCAGCGCTGGTTCTTCTCAGGCAAGCTGCTCACCGACCGCACGCGGCTGCAGGAGACCAAGATCCAGAAGGATTTTGTTGTGCAAGTGATCGTCAACCAGCCCCTGCCGCCCAGGAACTGA